A region of Beijerinckia sp. 28-YEA-48 DNA encodes the following proteins:
- a CDS encoding polysaccharide deacetylase family protein, translating to MSKRPKFPREWSWPGKEKIAFSIGVPFEAFEKQSQVNFVASRGQLDRFSLSYGDYGWKAGIWRLMNILDEFGLKSAISANGLAAERHPDIIKTFAQEGHEVLGHGWANDVYAKDATPEQERAEIARCTAILTETTGGIRPVGWTSPGSSGSDVTNELLAEQGYIWVGDDASDDLPFVQRTKSGPFVTLPRTNLFTNDIAAWIFPSNPTSVFLENFKETFDQLYREGVEGAPKWLSITLHSHMAGRPTMSNTIRRCLDYVRQHDDVYYARSRDIAEWALQREK from the coding sequence ATGTCGAAACGTCCCAAATTTCCGCGCGAATGGAGCTGGCCGGGCAAGGAGAAGATCGCCTTCTCGATCGGTGTGCCCTTCGAGGCGTTCGAAAAGCAGAGCCAGGTCAATTTCGTCGCCAGTCGCGGCCAGTTGGATCGTTTCTCGCTGTCCTATGGCGATTACGGCTGGAAGGCCGGCATCTGGCGCCTCATGAATATTCTCGATGAGTTCGGCCTCAAGTCGGCGATCTCAGCCAATGGTCTGGCGGCCGAGCGCCATCCCGATATCATCAAAACCTTCGCTCAGGAGGGTCACGAGGTTTTGGGGCACGGTTGGGCCAACGACGTCTATGCCAAGGATGCGACGCCGGAGCAGGAGCGAGCGGAGATCGCTCGTTGTACGGCCATTCTGACGGAGACCACTGGCGGCATTCGGCCGGTCGGCTGGACCAGCCCCGGTTCCAGTGGATCGGATGTCACCAACGAACTCCTGGCCGAGCAGGGCTATATCTGGGTCGGCGATGATGCCAGCGACGATCTGCCTTTCGTGCAGCGCACTAAATCGGGGCCGTTCGTCACCTTGCCGCGCACCAATCTCTTCACCAACGATATCGCTGCGTGGATTTTCCCGAGCAATCCCACCTCGGTATTCCTCGAGAATTTCAAGGAAACCTTCGACCAGCTCTATCGGGAGGGTGTGGAGGGCGCGCCGAAATGGTTGAGCATCACCCTGCACAGCCATATGGCCGGGCGGCCCACCATGTCGAACACCATTCGCCGTTGCCTGGATTACGTTCGCCAGCACGACGATGTCTATTATGCTCGCAGCCGCGATATCGCCGAATGGGCATTGCAGCGCGAAAAATAG
- the egtB gene encoding ergothioneine biosynthesis protein EgtB has translation MNFHRPPDTQSSQSTGLTTGLQAQIFETRQQSATLAEPLSAEDQCVQAMDDASPTKWHLAHTTWFFETFILKPHVDGYRLFDERFPYCFNSYYEAEGDRHPRARRGILTRPTHDEVMAYRAHVDQGLTQLFASGKAPEAPIANLLEIGLNHEQQHQELLLTDILALFAQNPLRPAYRSLPEKKHGDEDPVTQWLAFDGGIADIGHADTSFAFDNESPRHRALIHPFKMADRLVTNGEWLQFMKAGGYRTAGLWLSDGWAMAQREGWQAPLYYVEQDGQWLKMGLGGLQPIDLEAPVSHVSYYEADAYARFAGKRLPTEFEWEVASQKAARDCNDLGSDLLRPVPARRQQGLRQMFGDCWEWTQSAYLQYPGYVPPAGAIGEYNGKFMVSQMVLRGGSCATPRGHSRPTYRNFFYPWQRWQFMGLRLVEDA, from the coding sequence ATGAATTTTCATCGCCCGCCCGATACCCAGAGTTCGCAATCCACCGGACTTACCACGGGACTTCAAGCCCAAATCTTCGAAACGCGGCAGCAGTCCGCCACACTCGCCGAACCGCTTTCGGCGGAGGATCAATGCGTCCAGGCGATGGATGACGCCAGCCCGACCAAGTGGCATCTGGCCCATACGACATGGTTTTTCGAAACCTTCATACTCAAGCCCCATGTCGACGGCTATCGCCTGTTCGACGAGCGCTTCCCCTATTGCTTCAACTCTTATTACGAGGCAGAGGGCGACCGTCATCCGCGCGCACGGCGCGGCATACTCACCCGGCCGACCCATGACGAGGTGATGGCGTATCGCGCGCATGTGGACCAGGGCCTCACGCAGCTGTTCGCCAGCGGCAAGGCACCGGAAGCACCGATCGCCAATCTTCTGGAGATTGGGCTCAATCATGAGCAGCAACACCAGGAATTGTTGCTGACAGATATTCTCGCCCTCTTCGCGCAAAATCCGCTGCGGCCGGCCTATCGCTCATTGCCTGAGAAGAAACACGGTGACGAGGATCCCGTCACGCAGTGGCTCGCCTTCGATGGTGGGATCGCCGACATCGGCCACGCCGACACGTCATTCGCTTTCGACAATGAATCGCCACGTCATCGCGCGCTCATTCATCCGTTCAAAATGGCGGACCGCCTGGTGACGAACGGCGAATGGCTGCAATTCATGAAAGCCGGCGGCTATCGCACAGCGGGTCTTTGGCTGTCCGACGGCTGGGCGATGGCGCAGCGCGAAGGCTGGCAGGCGCCGCTTTATTATGTCGAACAGGACGGTCAATGGCTGAAGATGGGATTGGGCGGCCTGCAGCCGATCGATCTTGAAGCCCCCGTCAGCCATGTCTCCTATTACGAAGCCGATGCCTATGCGCGTTTCGCCGGCAAGCGGCTGCCGACCGAATTCGAATGGGAAGTCGCTTCGCAAAAAGCGGCGCGCGATTGCAATGATCTCGGCAGCGATCTGTTGCGCCCCGTGCCGGCGCGCCGGCAACAGGGCCTGCGTCAGATGTTCGGCGATTGCTGGGAATGGACGCAGAGTGCTTACCTGCAATATCCCGGCTATGTGCCGCCAGCCGGCGCCATCGGCGAGTATAACGGCAAGTTCATGGTGAGCCAGATGGTGTTGCGCGGTGGCTCCTGCGCCACGCCGCGCGGCCATTCGCGCCCGACCTATCGCAATTTCTTTTATCCCTGGCAGCGCTGGCAATTCATGGGCCTGCGCCTCGTGGAAGATGCATAA
- a CDS encoding SDR family NAD(P)-dependent oxidoreductase: protein MEIRFDNKTVVVTGARDGLGRCISERFIESGANLYCCDINSDGLETLAEKGAHVRTVDLTDDKALRAWIAEIERETGRAIDILVNNAGGFAHAVPRPIDEVTDSEWDTVMARNPRIAFGVSRAVVPGMKRAGYGRIVNMSSGAGIAASRTKLHPYTAAKHAVVGLTRQMAMELGPFGITVNSVAPGFVLSNAFTKADWERYSPEAQKAHVENTSMRRIGHPDDIASMTLFLASDHASWVTGQIISVDGGR from the coding sequence ATGGAGATCCGGTTCGATAACAAGACGGTCGTTGTGACGGGCGCGCGCGACGGGCTCGGGCGCTGCATTTCCGAACGGTTCATCGAAAGCGGCGCCAATCTCTATTGCTGCGATATCAATTCTGACGGTCTCGAAACCCTTGCCGAAAAGGGCGCTCATGTACGGACCGTTGATCTGACCGACGATAAGGCGCTGCGCGCCTGGATCGCCGAGATCGAACGGGAGACGGGCCGTGCCATCGATATCCTGGTCAACAATGCCGGCGGCTTTGCCCATGCGGTGCCGCGGCCGATCGACGAGGTTACCGATAGTGAATGGGACACGGTGATGGCGCGCAACCCGCGCATCGCCTTCGGCGTCAGCCGTGCCGTGGTTCCTGGCATGAAGCGGGCAGGGTATGGCCGCATCGTCAACATGAGTTCGGGCGCGGGCATCGCCGCTTCGCGCACCAAGCTGCATCCCTATACCGCCGCCAAACATGCGGTTGTCGGCCTCACCCGGCAGATGGCCATGGAGCTCGGCCCCTTCGGCATCACGGTCAACAGTGTCGCGCCAGGCTTCGTCCTCTCCAATGCCTTCACCAAGGCTGATTGGGAGCGCTACAGCCCCGAGGCGCAGAAGGCCCATGTGGAGAACACGTCGATGCGTCGTATCGGCCATCCAGACGATATCGCCAGCATGACGCTGTTTCTGGCTTCCGATCACGCCTCCTGGGTGACCGGCCAGATCATTTCGGTCGATGGCGGTCGTTGA
- a CDS encoding LLM class flavin-dependent oxidoreductase: MPSLEIARQNPDVLELDNHILFAQAIENVGLDFALIADGYAPASEAVSRTGFQDPSTNATILSVPMFLATQHLGIISTMHTTFLHPVVIARLGAHLDWISGGRWGWNIVNGFRDHEARLFGMEKKVDGYALAQEAVDIASALWVKTPETVTFEGQYFKVDGKMRRPVPQMLPLLVSAAASAQGLAFAATNCDYLFTSALTKAVVQDTAVTLRKNAEQLRKDDPPRILILADILIRDTPGTAQQVFADLLGSTDPEAQKTWASHLSKIGDARPNAADIMSLVGTADDIAEQIIELHRDCDLMGGFALRMLLWGPEEARRLPPVLAQLQKAGIWVPPATRDHCW; encoded by the coding sequence TTGCCATCGCTGGAGATCGCGCGGCAAAATCCCGATGTTCTGGAGCTCGACAATCACATCTTGTTCGCCCAGGCGATCGAGAATGTCGGTCTCGACTTCGCCTTGATCGCCGATGGCTATGCGCCGGCCTCGGAAGCTGTGTCGCGCACAGGCTTCCAGGATCCCTCCACCAATGCCACGATCCTGTCGGTGCCGATGTTTCTCGCTACGCAGCATCTGGGCATTATTTCGACGATGCACACCACATTCCTGCATCCGGTCGTGATCGCCAGGCTCGGCGCGCATCTCGATTGGATCAGTGGGGGGCGCTGGGGCTGGAATATCGTCAACGGTTTTCGCGATCATGAAGCGCGCCTGTTCGGCATGGAGAAGAAGGTCGATGGCTATGCGCTCGCGCAGGAAGCGGTCGACATCGCCAGCGCGCTCTGGGTGAAGACACCGGAAACGGTCACCTTCGAGGGGCAGTATTTCAAGGTCGACGGCAAGATGCGCCGTCCAGTGCCGCAGATGCTTCCGCTCCTTGTCAGCGCCGCCGCGTCGGCCCAGGGCCTCGCCTTCGCCGCCACCAATTGCGACTACCTGTTCACCTCGGCCCTGACCAAAGCGGTGGTTCAGGACACGGCCGTCACACTGCGCAAGAATGCCGAGCAGTTGCGCAAAGACGATCCACCACGCATTCTGATCCTCGCCGATATTCTCATCCGCGACACGCCCGGCACCGCCCAGCAAGTGTTCGCCGATCTCCTCGGCTCGACGGATCCGGAGGCGCAGAAGACCTGGGCCTCGCATCTTTCCAAGATCGGCGATGCACGACCGAACGCGGCCGACATCATGTCTCTCGTCGGCACAGCTGATGACATCGCCGAACAGATCATCGAATTGCATCGCGATTGCGACCTGATGGGCGGCTTCGCCTTGCGCATGCTCTTGTGGGGGCCAGAAGAAGCGCGACGCCTCCCCCCGGTCCTTGCCCAATTGCAGAAGGCCGGCATTTGGGTGCCGCCCGCGACCCGCGATCATTGCTGGTAA
- a CDS encoding polysaccharide deacetylase family protein — protein MSSKPMRYPRKWQWPNQEKIAMSVNLALEAFRFKSQYTQEGKPGQVDHFSLSYARYGAQSGIYRILDLLDETGIKGSMSINGKAAELYPDQIRAVAAAGHEPVGHGWENDMLTDDSDPEQERAEIRRVTKAITDAAGVRPVGWTSPGSAGSSNTLSFLAAEGYLWNGDEADDDLPYVKTTASGPMVLLPRVNTPTNDLSIWIAGKNPPSVIWEQFKDTFDELYAEGQRGHPKWIEIVLHAHMAGRPTLIPTIRKCIAYAKQHEDVWFARKRDIAEWAIKQENPR, from the coding sequence ATGTCGTCCAAGCCCATGCGTTATCCCCGGAAGTGGCAATGGCCGAACCAGGAGAAGATCGCCATGAGCGTCAATCTCGCGCTCGAGGCCTTCCGGTTCAAAAGCCAATATACGCAAGAGGGCAAGCCAGGGCAGGTCGATCACTTCTCGCTATCCTATGCCCGTTATGGGGCCCAGTCCGGCATCTATCGCATTCTCGATCTGCTCGATGAGACCGGCATCAAAGGCAGCATGTCGATCAATGGCAAGGCCGCGGAGCTCTATCCCGATCAGATTCGCGCTGTCGCCGCCGCCGGCCACGAGCCTGTTGGCCATGGCTGGGAAAACGACATGCTCACCGACGATAGCGATCCCGAACAGGAACGCGCCGAGATCCGTCGCGTGACGAAAGCGATCACCGATGCGGCTGGCGTGCGCCCTGTCGGCTGGACCAGCCCGGGCAGTGCCGGGTCGAGCAATACGCTCAGCTTCCTCGCCGCGGAGGGTTATTTGTGGAACGGCGATGAGGCCGACGACGATCTGCCCTATGTGAAGACGACGGCCAGCGGACCCATGGTGCTGCTGCCGCGCGTCAACACGCCGACCAATGACCTTAGCATCTGGATCGCTGGCAAGAACCCGCCCTCGGTGATTTGGGAACAGTTCAAGGACACGTTCGACGAACTCTATGCGGAGGGCCAGCGCGGTCATCCAAAGTGGATCGAAATCGTGCTGCACGCCCATATGGCAGGCCGTCCGACCCTGATCCCAACCATTCGCAAATGCATCGCCTATGCCAAGCAGCACGAGGACGTCTGGTTCGCTCGCAAACGCGATATCGCCGAATGGGCGATCAAACAGGAAAATCCGCGCTGA
- a CDS encoding LysR family transcriptional regulator yields the protein MAEVPPMAMKFLRQRVSLRHLRLILVLDEERSITRTADRLCISQAAVSKTRSEIEKGIGTPLFEWHGHRLEVTEVGQCVLQSARRIVAELECLSEEFALMKSGMGGVLTIGTRTISGQPFLSQVTAAFKKAHPNVTVQLVDTDLESLLDRLSKGTISLLYGRFDATAAGSGFEAHQVLSDRMLIVASPNHPLANERKPSWAEMAKQAWVLIPEGFVGRYGREHLAAELSRHQLPFPTNLVETQCLLLTMSLFQSGDFLTILPEGVAAQLEIRGIARVLNTPPIGAPDSVCLMWRAKTAMPPAARRFRDMALDILKADELQRLEEEEGLLKPLRGEAWRFEAVQGVRQQGLAKPATARRSRQRKAVVGETA from the coding sequence ATGGCCGAAGTCCCGCCGATGGCGATGAAGTTCTTGCGTCAGCGCGTCAGCCTGCGTCATTTGCGGCTGATCCTGGTGCTCGACGAAGAGCGCAGCATCACCCGCACCGCCGACCGCCTGTGCATCAGCCAGGCCGCGGTTTCCAAAACCCGCAGCGAAATCGAGAAAGGCATTGGCACGCCTTTGTTCGAATGGCACGGACACCGCCTCGAGGTGACCGAGGTTGGCCAGTGCGTGCTGCAATCGGCCCGCCGCATCGTTGCCGAGCTCGAATGCCTCAGCGAGGAATTCGCGTTGATGAAATCCGGCATGGGGGGCGTGCTGACCATCGGCACGCGCACCATTTCGGGCCAGCCGTTTCTGTCGCAGGTCACCGCTGCGTTCAAGAAAGCGCATCCGAATGTCACCGTGCAATTGGTCGATACCGATCTTGAGAGCTTGCTGGATCGGTTGTCGAAAGGCACGATCTCCTTGCTCTACGGGCGTTTCGACGCGACGGCTGCGGGTTCGGGCTTCGAAGCACATCAGGTTCTGAGCGATCGCATGCTGATCGTCGCCAGCCCCAACCATCCTCTGGCCAACGAGCGCAAACCGTCTTGGGCCGAGATGGCGAAACAGGCCTGGGTTCTCATTCCTGAGGGTTTCGTCGGCCGCTATGGCCGCGAACATCTGGCGGCCGAACTGTCGCGCCACCAGCTGCCGTTTCCGACCAATCTGGTCGAGACGCAATGTCTGCTGCTCACCATGAGCCTGTTCCAGTCAGGCGATTTTTTGACGATCCTGCCGGAAGGCGTTGCGGCACAGCTCGAAATACGCGGCATCGCCCGGGTTTTGAACACGCCGCCGATCGGCGCACCGGACTCCGTTTGTCTGATGTGGCGTGCCAAAACGGCCATGCCACCGGCGGCGCGTCGCTTCCGCGATATGGCCCTGGATATCCTCAAGGCGGATGAATTGCAGCGGCTTGAGGAAGAGGAAGGCCTGCTGAAGCCATTGCGCGGTGAGGCCTGGCGTTTCGAGGCGGTGCAGGGCGTGCGCCAGCAAGGGCTTGCCAAACCGGCGACCGCGCGTCGCAGCCGTCAACGCAAGGCCGTGGTCGGCGAAACCGCTTGA
- a CDS encoding aspartate aminotransferase family protein has translation MRVMPNDLDAYWMPFTANRQFKQAPRMLVSAKGMYYRSDDDRQILDGTSGLWCVNAGHGRPEIAEAVKEQLSQLDYAPSFQMGHPIAFEAASKLRQILPEGLNHVFFANSGSEAVDSALKIALAYHQLRGEGRRTRLIGRERGYHGVGFGGISVGGLAGNRRQFALLPNVDHLPHTHNLEKNAFSRGLPEWGAHLADELERLIALHDASTIAAVIVEPMAGSAGVLMPPKGYLERLRAICSQHGILLIFDEVITGFGRLGGHAFASSKFGIKPDMITMAKGLTNGTIPMGAVATSDDIYRAFMDQKNNPAAIELAHGYTYSGHPVACAAAIATIDAYRNDKMFEHAEAMAPAFEKAAHALRDAPHVIDIRNMGLVTGIELAPRPGQAGARAYETFVHCFENGTLIRVTGDIIALSPPLIISESQIDDLFGAVRTALNTVA, from the coding sequence ATGAGAGTGATGCCGAATGATCTTGACGCTTACTGGATGCCGTTCACGGCAAACCGCCAGTTCAAGCAGGCGCCACGCATGCTCGTCTCCGCCAAGGGCATGTACTACCGCTCGGACGACGACCGGCAGATTCTCGACGGCACATCAGGATTGTGGTGCGTCAACGCCGGCCACGGCCGGCCTGAAATCGCCGAGGCGGTGAAGGAACAGTTGTCGCAACTCGACTATGCCCCCTCTTTCCAGATGGGCCATCCCATCGCTTTTGAAGCGGCGTCTAAACTGCGCCAGATTCTGCCCGAGGGCCTCAACCATGTCTTCTTCGCCAACTCCGGTTCCGAGGCCGTCGATAGCGCGTTGAAGATTGCGCTGGCCTATCATCAGCTGCGGGGCGAAGGGCGACGCACCCGCCTCATTGGCCGCGAGCGCGGCTATCATGGCGTCGGCTTCGGCGGCATTTCGGTGGGTGGACTGGCTGGCAACCGCCGGCAATTCGCCTTGTTGCCCAATGTCGACCACCTGCCCCACACCCATAATCTGGAGAAGAACGCCTTCAGCCGTGGTCTGCCGGAATGGGGCGCGCATCTGGCTGATGAGCTTGAACGGCTGATCGCGCTGCATGACGCCTCCACCATCGCCGCCGTCATCGTCGAGCCGATGGCAGGATCGGCCGGCGTGTTGATGCCGCCGAAAGGCTATCTGGAGCGGCTGCGCGCCATCTGTTCCCAGCACGGCATTCTGCTGATCTTCGACGAGGTGATCACCGGCTTCGGACGGCTGGGCGGGCATGCCTTCGCGTCAAGCAAGTTCGGTATCAAACCCGATATGATCACCATGGCCAAGGGGCTGACCAACGGCACCATTCCCATGGGCGCGGTCGCCACCAGCGATGACATCTATCGCGCCTTCATGGACCAGAAGAACAATCCGGCGGCCATTGAACTGGCGCATGGCTATACCTATTCCGGCCATCCGGTCGCCTGCGCCGCGGCCATCGCCACCATCGACGCCTATCGCAACGACAAAATGTTCGAGCATGCGGAGGCGATGGCGCCGGCCTTCGAGAAGGCCGCCCATGCTCTACGCGATGCGCCGCATGTCATCGACATTCGCAATATGGGCCTCGTCACCGGGATCGAACTGGCGCCCCGGCCCGGCCAAGCCGGCGCCCGCGCTTACGAGACTTTCGTGCATTGTTTCGAGAACGGCACGCTGATCCGTGTCACCGGCGACATCATCGCGCTCTCGCCGCCCTTGATCATTTCCGAAAGCCAGATCGACGATCTGTTCGGCGCGGTGCGCACCGCGCTCAATACAGTCGCCTGA
- a CDS encoding cupin domain-containing protein, translated as MSVDVGDRLRFVRTQKKMSQRLLAKRAGVTSSTISLIESNQVNPSVGALKRVLDGIPMGLAEFFSVTAPADEHQAFYRAEELLEIGKEDISYRQVGSYSNGNMLQILKETYQPGADTGSVPLQHDGEEGGVVIRGQLEVTVDGERCVLGPGDAYSFESRRPHRFRCVGSEPCEVISACTPPTF; from the coding sequence ATGAGTGTTGACGTCGGCGATCGCCTTCGCTTCGTGCGCACCCAGAAGAAAATGTCGCAGCGTCTGTTGGCGAAGCGGGCTGGCGTGACGAGTTCGACCATTTCATTGATCGAATCCAATCAGGTCAATCCATCAGTCGGTGCACTGAAGCGGGTTCTTGACGGCATTCCCATGGGACTGGCCGAATTCTTCTCGGTGACGGCGCCCGCCGACGAACATCAAGCCTTCTATCGTGCGGAAGAGCTGCTCGAAATCGGCAAGGAGGATATTTCCTATCGTCAGGTCGGCTCCTATTCGAACGGCAACATGCTGCAAATCTTGAAAGAGACCTATCAGCCGGGCGCCGACACGGGGAGCGTCCCGCTGCAACATGATGGCGAGGAGGGCGGCGTCGTTATTCGCGGCCAGCTGGAAGTCACCGTCGATGGCGAACGCTGTGTTCTCGGCCCCGGCGATGCCTATTCCTTCGAGAGCCGGCGGCCGCACCGTTTCCGTTGCGTCGGTTCTGAGCCGTGCGAGGTGATCAGCGCCTGCACGCCACCGACGTTTTAG
- a CDS encoding amidohydrolase, giving the protein MPVSTSGSAKEFALDFIGRNERAFITLNDSIFYFGELGVQETRTAGLMTSLLERHGFQVQRGLSGFATSFLATYGAGEPVIAIHTEYDANPSNSQKSGVTERAEIVAGAPGHCEGHNTNAAVMITSALAIRYAMEKFGLPGTLKIFGASAEEQLLSRPYFVRDGFFDDVDLAFHDHILDEFGTDYGMMQSAAISADFTFRGESAHAAVSPWKGRDALDAVVLMDVGLAQYREHMKPTMTMHRVITKGGEQPNVIPALAACWWYFRDPTAEGARLLFERAQKIAQGAALMADCELSVDVRAAVWPVRLNQTIAEVIQRNVEAVGMPSWSETEHDFARKLQRQAKVAEIGLRPAVTPLTGPAVQIAASNDCGDVSWKVPMGRIWFPGNVPHLPFHHWSAGAALATSIAHKGGLVGAKALSGAVIDYLQDKDLVTQTKRSFAAEIGDTVYTPLLPAGQHAPADLNRALMEKFRPEMEAHYVGQEPVFAASV; this is encoded by the coding sequence GTGCCTGTTTCGACATCCGGATCGGCGAAAGAATTTGCGCTTGATTTCATTGGCCGCAATGAACGCGCTTTCATCACGCTGAACGATTCCATCTTCTACTTCGGTGAGCTCGGCGTGCAGGAAACCCGCACAGCCGGATTGATGACATCGCTGCTGGAGCGGCATGGCTTTCAGGTGCAGCGCGGCCTCTCAGGTTTCGCCACCTCTTTCCTCGCCACCTATGGGGCGGGTGAACCGGTCATCGCCATTCACACGGAATATGACGCCAATCCGTCGAACAGCCAGAAGTCTGGCGTCACCGAGCGGGCTGAGATCGTCGCCGGTGCGCCGGGGCATTGCGAGGGGCACAATACCAACGCCGCCGTGATGATTACGTCGGCGCTGGCGATCCGCTACGCCATGGAAAAGTTTGGCTTACCGGGCACGCTCAAAATCTTCGGCGCCTCGGCCGAGGAGCAGTTGCTAAGCCGGCCCTATTTTGTGCGCGACGGCTTCTTCGACGATGTCGATCTGGCCTTCCACGATCACATTCTCGATGAGTTCGGCACCGACTACGGCATGATGCAGAGCGCCGCCATATCGGCTGATTTTACCTTTCGCGGCGAATCCGCCCATGCCGCCGTCTCGCCGTGGAAAGGCCGCGACGCTCTTGATGCAGTCGTGCTGATGGATGTCGGCCTAGCGCAATATCGCGAACATATGAAGCCGACGATGACGATGCATCGCGTCATCACCAAGGGCGGCGAACAGCCCAATGTCATTCCCGCGCTCGCGGCCTGCTGGTGGTATTTCCGCGATCCGACGGCCGAAGGCGCAAGGCTTCTGTTTGAGCGAGCGCAGAAGATCGCTCAAGGCGCGGCGTTGATGGCCGATTGCGAACTGAGCGTCGACGTCAGAGCCGCCGTCTGGCCGGTGCGCCTCAATCAGACCATCGCCGAAGTCATCCAGCGCAATGTCGAAGCCGTCGGCATGCCATCTTGGAGCGAGACGGAACATGATTTTGCCCGCAAGCTGCAACGCCAGGCGAAGGTCGCCGAGATTGGCTTGCGGCCGGCGGTGACGCCGCTGACGGGGCCTGCGGTCCAGATCGCGGCGTCCAATGATTGCGGTGACGTCTCTTGGAAAGTGCCGATGGGGCGCATCTGGTTTCCCGGCAATGTGCCGCATCTGCCGTTCCATCACTGGAGCGCTGGCGCGGCGCTCGCCACCTCCATCGCGCACAAGGGCGGCTTGGTTGGCGCCAAGGCATTGTCCGGCGCGGTGATCGACTATCTGCAGGACAAGGATCTCGTCACCCAGACGAAACGCAGCTTCGCCGCCGAGATCGGTGACACGGTCTACACGCCGCTGCTGCCAGCGGGACAGCATGCGCCGGCCGATCTCAACCGCGCCCTGATGGAGAAATTCCGGCCGGAGATGGAAGCCCATTACGTGGGTCAAGAACCTGTCTTCGCCGCGTCAGTTTGA
- the egtD gene encoding L-histidine N(alpha)-methyltransferase, with amino-acid sequence MTYSLKDRSITVTPDKMEFAADVIHGLSQPNKTLSCRWFYDAKGSDLFEQITELPEYYPTRTETRILQACAPAIAQRTQPGSILVEYGSGSSRKTEILLSALHDLAAYVPIDVSEAALDEATERLTAQMPHLDIFPVVGDFLAEIDLPAQLRQKPRLGFFPGSTIGNLTRDAAQGLLHTMGERLGPMSRLIVGVDLIKDPAILVPAYDDAAGVTADFNLNVLARINRELSGTFDLDAFAHRAIWNENQERIEMHLESRRHQTVRILDRTFDFAAGEHIHTENSHKYSLDGFTELARKAGFQTLERWTDESHLFSVHDLRFNPQ; translated from the coding sequence ATGACCTATTCCCTTAAAGACCGCTCCATCACGGTAACGCCGGACAAGATGGAATTCGCCGCGGATGTCATTCATGGGCTCTCGCAGCCGAACAAAACCCTGTCCTGCCGCTGGTTCTATGACGCCAAGGGCAGCGACCTGTTCGAACAGATCACCGAACTGCCCGAGTATTATCCGACACGCACCGAGACGCGCATTCTGCAAGCCTGCGCGCCGGCGATCGCGCAGCGGACGCAACCGGGCTCGATCCTGGTGGAATATGGCTCCGGCTCCAGCCGCAAGACCGAGATTTTGCTCTCGGCCCTGCACGATCTGGCCGCCTATGTGCCAATCGACGTCTCCGAGGCGGCGCTCGATGAAGCCACCGAACGCCTGACGGCCCAGATGCCACATTTGGACATTTTCCCTGTGGTCGGCGACTTCCTGGCCGAGATCGATCTGCCGGCGCAGCTACGACAAAAGCCGCGCCTCGGCTTTTTCCCCGGCTCGACCATCGGCAATCTGACACGCGATGCTGCCCAAGGCTTACTCCACACCATGGGTGAGCGGCTCGGCCCTATGTCGCGGCTCATCGTCGGCGTCGATCTGATCAAGGATCCCGCCATTCTGGTGCCGGCTTATGATGATGCCGCCGGCGTCACCGCTGACTTCAATCTCAACGTCCTGGCCCGCATCAATCGGGAATTGTCCGGCACATTCGATCTCGATGCTTTCGCGCATCGCGCGATCTGGAACGAAAACCAAGAACGGATCGAAATGCATCTCGAGAGCCGCCGCCACCAGACGGTTCGGATTCTCGATCGGACCTTCGATTTCGCCGCTGGCGAGCACATTCACACGGAAAATTCGCACAAATATTCGCTCGATGGCTTTACCGAGCTGGCCCGCAAAGCCGGCTTTCAGACGCTCGAACGCTGGACCGACGAGAGCCACCTGTTCAGCGTGCATGACCTGCGCTTCAATCCGCAGTAA